The genomic window GACCCGCCGGGTTGGGAGCGTTGGCGATCACGGTCAGCCCCCCACAGGCGATCGCTCCGGCCATCACGGCCTGCTTCGAGGATTCCCCCAGATCAGGAACGAGGCTGGCCAGATAGGTCACCAGGGCATTGTCGTTAAAAGCGGTGATGACCGAGCTGCTGAGCAGGAGGTCAGGTTCGTCGAGCCGCTCGAGGAGCGGGCCGATCCACCAGCTCTGCCGGCTCCCGAGCAGCTCCAACCCGGCCAGGAAGAAGCCGACCAGCACCGCTTGCCGGAGGGAGACCTCATCCTGGAATGGGCTCGTCACGCGTAGGAAGCCCAGGAAGAGGAGGAGGCCGCCCACGCAGAGCGCCGGGATGGCCGCGGTCGCCACGATCCAAGCCAGAAAGAGGAGATGGGCGCCGGTGATCCAGGGCGGGACCCGCTCTCCTGCGGCTTCTTCGGTTTGTCTCCCGCGACGGAGCCCCTCCAAGCGGGCAAGCTCCTTTCGGAAGGCCACGAGGCAAGCCAGGCTCCCCAACACCGTGGCCACCGCCGCCTTCCATCCAAAGTGAACGAAGAGATATCCGCTCCCCCAGCCCCAGGCCCGCGCGGCCAGGACCACCGGAGGGGCGGCAAAATGCGTCAGGGAGCCACCGATCGAGACGTTGACGAAGAGCAGGCCGATGGTCGCATACGAGAGGGCCGGACGCGGACCGAGCGCAAAAAAATGCTTGCCGAGCAAAAGAGCGCTCACCGTCATCGCTCCCGGCTCGGTGACGAGGGAGCCCGCCAAGGCGCCCAGGGTCAGAAGGGAAAACCACCAGGCGGAGACTGAGTCCCGGCCGATGGCCGCAACCCGTCGCAGCAAGCTCTCCAGAAAAAGAAGGATGGGGCGGCTCGAAGCGACCGTCATGACCGCGACGACAAAGATCGCCTCAGCGAAATCCCGGCCCAGCCCCAAGCGTTCGATCGCACCGCTCCAGCCCTGGACGCCCACCAGGATCCAGAAGAGCGGGATGACCCAGAGGCCGAAGACGACTTCGACCTCGCCCAGGAGAAGGAGCAGCTCCGCGGCCACCTGCTGCGTCGCCGCCTGCGAGCTCCGACCGGGTTCAAGCGCGTCGGCGCGCGCCAAGCGACGGCTTCCCAGTCGATGGAGGGTAGGAGCCAGAAAGGTGTGAACGATCGCCAGGAGGAAGATTCCCGCCTCGACGAGCCGAAGCGGATCCTCCCGGACGGCCTTCCGCAGACACTCCGCCAGGGGGAGAGTGCCCGCTCCACTCGCAAGGACCGTAAACCACGCGATCATCGTCTCTTTCCACTCTCTTTTGCTTGGGCGTCATGGCAGCTCCTCCCAGAGCGCCCGCTCGAGCGCGCCCACCATCCCGGCCAGATCGCCGGTCGTGGCACAGAGGGGAGGGATCAGCACGAGGACATCCCCGATGGGCCGCGTCAAGAGCCCGTGCGCCCGCGCCCGCTCGCAGACCCGGAAGGCCACCTCCCGCTCCGCGGGAAAGGGTGCCCGATCCTCCCGCCGCTCCACAAGCTCAACCGCCAGCACGAGGCCTTCCTGCCGGACATCCCCCACGTGGGGATGCCGCCAGAACCGCCGGGAAAGGGCGCCCAGGGCCTCCGCGGCCCGGGCGGTCCGCTCGAAGACCGCTTCCTCCTC from Methylacidimicrobium sp. B4 includes these protein-coding regions:
- a CDS encoding putative Na+/H+ antiporter; translation: MIAWFTVLASGAGTLPLAECLRKAVREDPLRLVEAGIFLLAIVHTFLAPTLHRLGSRRLARADALEPGRSSQAATQQVAAELLLLLGEVEVVFGLWVIPLFWILVGVQGWSGAIERLGLGRDFAEAIFVVAVMTVASSRPILLFLESLLRRVAAIGRDSVSAWWFSLLTLGALAGSLVTEPGAMTVSALLLGKHFFALGPRPALSYATIGLLFVNVSIGGSLTHFAAPPVVLAARAWGWGSGYLFVHFGWKAAVATVLGSLACLVAFRKELARLEGLRRGRQTEEAAGERVPPWITGAHLLFLAWIVATAAIPALCVGGLLLFLGFLRVTSPFQDEVSLRQAVLVGFFLAGLELLGSRQSWWIGPLLERLDEPDLLLSSSVITAFNDNALVTYLASLVPDLGESSKQAVMAGAIACGGLTVIANAPNPAGQALLSRYFPNGISPLGLAAGALLPTAIALLLLRP